Proteins encoded within one genomic window of Arachis ipaensis cultivar K30076 chromosome B08, Araip1.1, whole genome shotgun sequence:
- the LOC107611274 gene encoding uncharacterized protein LOC107611274: protein MELLGCKAAETPIEPNLKLKPAEPENIMDKGRYQRLVGRLIYLSHTRSDIAFAVSMVSQFMHSPGQEHMDVVFRILRYLKGSPGKGLLYKKHGHLQVEAYTNADWAGNVMDRSSTSGYCTFVGGNLRLIPCTFDNTIYSNTLTGSSAILPQPVMQEWKAITRHRLLERYGMTEGYLVGTPDEFKSALSESFLARKSGIINVIVDPYTGLESGRLQHKN, encoded by the exons ATGGAATTACTTGGTTGTAAAGCTGCTGAAACACCTATAGAGCCTAATTTAAAATTGAAGCCAGCTGAACCAGAAAATATAATGGACAAAGGGAGATATCAGCGGTTGGTAGGGAGGCTAATCTATTTATCCCATACACGCTCGGATATAGCCTTTGCTGTGAGCATGGTAAGCCAGTTTATGCATTCACCTGGTCAAGAACACATGGATGTTGTCTTTAGAATCCTAAGGTACTTGAAGGGGTCGCCTGGGAAAGGGTTACTCTACAAAAAGCATGGACATCTTCAAGTAGAAGCTTATACAAATGCGGATTGGGCTGGGAATGTCATGGATAGAAGTTCAACATCTGGGTATTGTACTTTTGTTGGCGGAAACCTG AGGCTGATTCCCTGTACATTTGATAATACAATATATTCAAACACTTTAACTGGGTCCTCTGCAATACTCCCTCAACCTGTTATGCAAGAATGGAAAGCCATCACTAGGCATCGCTTATTGGAGCGATATGGCATGACCGAA GGCTATCTTGTTGGGACACCTGATGAGTTCAAGTCTGCTCTTTCAGAATCTTTCTTGGCTCGAAAATCGGGCATTATTAATGTTATTGTTGATCCTTACACTGGTTTAGAGAGTGGGAGACTGCAACACAAGAACTAA